The DNA region tgaaaagattttgattttctggGCTGATCGCTTTGGTTTCAGTTACTTGAAAGTTTCCCTTAAGTTAGTGAGTTATACTCTCATGTGACTGCGAGGAGTTTGCGAAATTTCCTTTTGATTTGCGAGGAGTTTGCGAATGTGCATTTCCTTTTGATTTAGGCACAGTTTGATCTTTATTAGAAGGGAGAAAACTGAAGATTGGACATTTGTTTGTCACACTGCTATCCTAGCCATATCTAGTATTGTACTCATGAACAGATTTGTGTCTGGTTTCTGATTTGGTCTTGGTCTTTGACTTCGATTGAGAACACCAAGTTTTATGTCTTAGTTTCATTCTAGAAGGCCATGTCCCTCAAACAACACTtacacatgaaaaatatttatgcaaatAATATGTGCGCGtaaattttcttctccttctttattCATTTACCTGTTGTTCCGAACAAAACAATGATGATAACTACTGAATGATCTATATCTGCAGCGCACTAGGTACATGGGTTTTCTCAGTAGCAGGAGCTTTGCTTGCGATTCCAGTTGGGATAAAACGAAAATCATTTGGACCCCTTGTGTTCTTTGGTACAACAGGTACAATGCTTGATATTATAATGGGGATTACTCAATGTGAAAGAGAACACGCAGAACGCAAGGCAAAGCTACTAGAAGCCCAGAATTCTGCTGGCGATGCATCATTTACAGTAACAGGATCTGAGTCTTGATCTCGAGCTCACAGTCGTGTACCTGATGGTTCAACTTGCTTGCCATCAGAACCTAATGCTCACACAGATGGTGGATTGGCTTCTCCTTTTTGTTACTTTGTGGTGATTCTGTATTCTGCTTCTTACAGTCctgtttttcactttaaaataGTTGATAATGATGTAACTTCATATTTTGATCAGCCAAGAAgacttcattttttataaaaagaagttttttcaAGAAGCCTTTTCATTGctctaaaaaagaattcattGGTTTCTTTGTTTATGAGATTGGTTTGTGAAGTTGAAACCTTTCGAAGTCATTTGGGCACATCTGACTTCATTGTTGTCAACGTCACAAGTTGATTAGTAAaagtcaataattttataagttaacaTGTatctaacatataaaattaaactaaaaactcGAAAATCAAAATTGGGCTTATCGTGCagaatcaataaaattgataaacttAGTTTGATTTTACGAGTTTACTAAATTTATATAAGAACCAAGTCAGGTCTGAATTTGGTCTTAAAATGTCTAGTGACTAGTTTTGCGAAGATCGGATATATCTCTAACTATATATCgaattgagctgaaattttcaTAGGAAAATACtaaacacatgaaaatatattgtggTAAATCTTCAGGTTAAATGGAGTTCATGAACATGTTATTTAGGATGGTCGAAGTTACTAGATAAATCTTGTCAAATCTTTCAAACTAGACCTTCGTGTATTGTTTGGGACATATATGAGGCTCTAGGTGGAATTTTATTGCGATTCAAGTTGGGCTGAAAACTAGACATCTCAAGCTTTCAAACTATATATGGTAGGCCTAATAATTCATCTAGACGAGAAAAAACTACATGTTTGAAATCGAGAATAAAATCTGTTACAAACATGCGAAAATTAAAGATTTAGGCTACATTAAGGaattttagcataaaaactttgtttttattattctattttatttatttatttaatgttgaataattatattaaatttaagtttCATATTATCtatctcattttatttaaatcactTATTGATTATAACGTTCTTGACtctttttatcatatttgaatgtaatttaatttcttggacTGAAATTCTCAATATTGGATGAATAAGAAATTCttgtaagaaatatattttttgagaatTAATGAATCATTACCacacttgaaaattatgttataaCTCATTAAAAACTCTTGTAGAACTATGAAATTTCCAAAACAAACTGTCATATCTTTATAGGAAAAGGATCCTTGtcaaatagaaagtccacaagttaaaagaatgtaaataacaaaattcatacaacTTGTTTTGACCTGTATCGCAAGGTTTCTCTTAACTTTGATTGACCTGAAATTTTACCCCATCATAGAACAATATTCTAGGAAACTCTAGGTACATTTTCAACACAATCCAAtagtcagattgagaattatgattggtGCCATAAAATTGTACAATTATGCTataatcttgatttatttgtttaaccCTTTTTTGAACCCTATGAGTGTCATATCATGGATTGCTTCAACCATTGCCTCTATCATAGGGTATTTAAAGAAACATAACAATAGACTTCATTGAAGGCTTGCCAAGTTCATGGGGAAAGAATGTTATATTAGTCATTGTGGTGAGGTTCATTAAATATGAACATTTCTTTGTTATAACTCATTCTTTTATTGCTCAAGAAATTGCTCAATTATTCTTAGATCAAGTTTATAAGTTCTATGAGTTATCTATAACTATTTTTAATGACATTGATAAAATTCCACTAATTTATTCTGAAAGGGGTTGTTTAAGCTATTTGGAGTCCAACTGCTATTGAGTTCATTTTACTATCCTCGGATAGATGGATAAACTAAGAGAGAGAATCCATGTTTAGAAACGCATCTCAGGTGTATGACAATGCATAGTTCAAGCAAGTGGCATGATTGGTTGTTTCAGGCTCAATGCTGGTAGGACTTTAATTACCATTCAGCTATTAAAACGACTCCATCTCAGTCACTTTATGGTTGTCCTCCTACTTGCAGAGAATTAGATCCACATGAAAATACCTCAGTAGCAGCAGTTGAGGAAGTGGTTCAACAAAGGGCAGGCTTGGATCAATGGTTACAATTGCAATTAGAAAGGGAACAAAATAGAATGAAATAAATGGTTGATAAAGGCATAACTGAGAGAGAATTCCAAGTGGAAGATTTGGTATACGTGAAGTCCCGGCTTTATAAACAATTGAATATAGCACTCAATAAGAATATCAAGTTAAATCCTTCTTTTTATggaccttataaaaaaatacaaagggtGGGGTGGTGGCTTATAAGCTGCAATTACCAGAAAGGGCTTCCATTCACCTTGTATTTCATTCATAATTGCTCAAGTGAAAGGTGGGAAATAATGTAGTCAGGGTCAAGCTTGTAGCAATCTTCGATAGAAAGCTAATGAAAAAGGGCAATCATGCAGTGACA from Populus alba chromosome 14, ASM523922v2, whole genome shotgun sequence includes:
- the LOC118041769 gene encoding uncharacterized protein → MASGQDNVKHLEECSVANALGTWVFSVAGALLAIPVGIKRKSFGPLVFFGTTGTMLDIIMGITQCEREHAERKAKLLEAQNSAGDASFTVTGSES